A window of the Coprobacter fastidiosus genome harbors these coding sequences:
- a CDS encoding glycosyltransferase 87 family protein gives MNQSRIKKIFTGLTFLLACIWIILLFADPSHQLHVFFLKLDNFFADFYNTLIYIADKNPYYNELNGTCNKNYLPFSYMILYPFTLLTNYSSISLEDCWNSQIAVLSCFFFTLLSLFLLFHSLYLLCIKYKCSPIILFIIFFSSINLYALERGNEIMISAACINYFVYVKDQNEKKWYGIICLAIASVLKIFPAIFSLYYLYKKEYKTFFQYAILAFLLAFLPFLFFENGFENIGQLYENVKEQTTIYGMSFSVYRFGIIPLFLQLGKTLNIENQFILYETGKYLTYILGLLSTGLFFTTKSSLIRFGLAAMICVLVPQQAFVYNGIYIFPLLIMLLSANSKLSSIETCLTLFLFIWILLPVQLNKFTPKINNISMILMWVLFISIAIRQYLLNKKNNLNSSSKER, from the coding sequence ATGAACCAAAGTAGAATCAAAAAAATATTCACAGGACTTACTTTTTTATTAGCTTGTATCTGGATCATACTATTGTTTGCAGATCCCTCACACCAACTTCATGTATTTTTTCTGAAATTAGATAATTTCTTTGCCGACTTCTATAATACTCTAATTTATATTGCCGATAAGAACCCGTATTATAATGAATTGAACGGTACTTGTAACAAAAATTATTTACCGTTCTCTTACATGATCTTATATCCGTTTACTTTGCTTACCAACTACTCTTCAATATCGCTTGAAGATTGTTGGAATTCTCAAATAGCCGTATTGAGCTGCTTTTTCTTTACATTACTCTCGCTCTTCCTATTATTTCATTCTCTATATCTTTTGTGTATAAAATATAAATGTTCTCCGATCATATTGTTTATCATATTTTTTTCATCCATCAATCTTTACGCTTTGGAGCGTGGAAACGAAATTATGATCTCAGCAGCTTGCATCAATTACTTCGTATATGTGAAAGATCAAAACGAAAAAAAATGGTATGGAATAATTTGTCTGGCTATCGCCTCTGTTTTAAAGATATTTCCGGCTATATTCAGCTTATATTATTTATACAAAAAAGAATACAAAACATTTTTCCAATATGCAATTCTTGCTTTTTTATTGGCATTCTTACCTTTTTTATTTTTTGAAAACGGATTCGAAAATATCGGTCAACTGTATGAAAATGTAAAAGAACAAACAACTATTTACGGAATGTCTTTCTCGGTATATCGGTTCGGGATCATTCCTTTATTCCTACAATTAGGAAAGACATTGAATATAGAAAATCAATTTATACTTTACGAAACGGGTAAATATCTAACTTATATCTTGGGATTGCTTTCCACAGGATTATTCTTTACGACCAAATCTTCTTTAATCCGTTTTGGCTTAGCGGCTATGATTTGTGTATTAGTTCCCCAGCAAGCATTCGTTTACAACGGTATCTATATTTTTCCGTTATTGATCATGTTATTATCCGCAAACAGCAAATTATCCAGCATAGAGACCTGCTTAACTCTGTTTTTATTTATTTGGATACTATTACCTGTTCAGTTAAATAAATTCACTCCTAAAATCAATAACATAAGCATGATATTAATGTGGGTATTATTTATTTCGATAGCTATACGACAATATCTACTAAACAAGAAAAATAATTTAAACTCCTCGTCAAAAGAACGATAA
- a CDS encoding electron transfer flavoprotein subunit beta/FixA family protein, giving the protein MSLKIIVLAKQVPDTRNVGKDAMKADGTVNRAALPAIFNPEDLNALEQALQLKEQYPGSTVSLLTMGPPRAADIIREGLFRGTDGGVLLTDRAFAGADTLATSYALACAVKKMKDYDIIIGGRQAIDGDTAQVGPQVAEKLGLPQITYAEKILKVQDGKIQVKRRLERGVEVVEAKYPVVITVNGSADDCRPRNAKLIQRYKYAKTISERQNQDNDYFSNLYENRPYLNLTEWSVSDVDADLDQVGLAGSPTKVKQIENVVFQAKESKKLSGNDTEIDELMKELIVNHTIG; this is encoded by the coding sequence ATGAGTTTAAAAATTATCGTACTTGCCAAACAAGTACCGGATACGAGAAATGTAGGTAAAGATGCCATGAAAGCCGACGGAACGGTAAATCGAGCAGCATTACCCGCTATTTTTAATCCAGAAGACCTGAATGCACTCGAACAGGCTCTGCAATTAAAAGAACAGTACCCCGGATCGACCGTATCATTACTGACTATGGGACCTCCTCGCGCCGCTGATATTATACGAGAAGGCTTGTTCAGAGGAACTGACGGCGGGGTATTACTTACCGACCGGGCATTCGCCGGTGCTGATACATTAGCAACATCTTATGCATTGGCTTGCGCTGTCAAGAAAATGAAAGACTACGATATTATTATCGGAGGCCGTCAAGCAATTGACGGAGACACAGCCCAAGTAGGCCCTCAAGTCGCAGAAAAACTTGGTTTGCCACAAATTACTTATGCAGAAAAAATCTTAAAAGTTCAGGACGGCAAAATACAAGTCAAAAGACGTCTGGAAAGAGGTGTCGAAGTTGTAGAAGCCAAATATCCGGTAGTCATAACCGTTAATGGAAGTGCAGATGATTGCCGTCCGCGCAATGCGAAACTAATACAGCGGTATAAATATGCCAAAACCATCAGTGAAAGACAAAATCAGGATAATGACTATTTCAGCAATTTATACGAAAACCGCCCTTATCTGAATCTAACGGAATGGAGTGTGTCCGACGTTGATGCAGACCTGGATCAAGTAGGATTGGCTGGGTCTCCGACAAAGGTAAAACAAATCGAGAATGTCGTTTTTCAGGCTAAAGAAAGTAAAAAATTATCCGGAAACGACACAGAAATAGATGAACTCATGAAAGAGTTAATAGTAAACCACACAATCGGATAA
- a CDS encoding amidophosphoribosyltransferase: MGGFFGTIKKENCVADLFYGVDYNSHMGTKRGGMVTLNNGNFTRSIHNIENSYFRTKFEADLPSFSGNSGIGVISDTDAQPIIINSHLGKFAVVTVAKVTNLPELEKELLAKGNHFCEHSNGITNQSELVSMLIIEGKTFVEGIENVYNRLKGSCSMLLLTENGIIAARDKYGRTPIMIGKGKNGYAVSSETCSFPNLGYEMDYNIGPGEIVQITADGFTQLRKPNKKMQICSFLWVYYGYPVCEYEGKNVDEMRFDCGVEMGKNDDIDADFVSGIPDSGVGMSLGYAVGKQIPYKRAIVKYTPTWPRSFTPPTQEMRELVAKMKLIPNKKLLKDKKVVFCDDSIVRGTQLHDNVNDLYRYGAKEVHMRISCPPLIYPCKFLNFTGSKSELELITRRVIKNLEGDCSKNLPAYATTNSPQYCKMVDCIRKDLNITTLKFNPLETLVKSIGLPKECICTHCFDGSSYE, translated from the coding sequence ATGGGCGGTTTTTTTGGAACGATAAAAAAAGAAAATTGTGTAGCCGACCTCTTTTATGGGGTAGATTACAATTCTCACATGGGAACAAAGCGTGGAGGTATGGTAACTTTGAATAACGGAAATTTTACTCGCTCGATTCATAATATCGAGAATTCTTATTTCCGTACAAAATTCGAGGCTGACCTTCCTTCTTTTTCAGGAAATTCAGGAATAGGCGTTATCAGCGATACCGATGCTCAGCCGATTATCATCAATTCTCATTTAGGGAAATTTGCCGTAGTAACAGTTGCTAAAGTAACTAATCTGCCGGAACTTGAAAAGGAACTTTTGGCAAAAGGAAATCACTTTTGCGAACACAGTAACGGCATTACCAATCAATCGGAATTGGTGTCCATGCTTATTATCGAAGGCAAAACTTTTGTCGAAGGGATAGAGAATGTCTATAATCGATTGAAAGGTTCTTGTTCGATGCTTCTTCTTACAGAAAACGGAATTATTGCGGCACGAGATAAATATGGACGAACACCTATCATGATAGGAAAAGGGAAAAACGGTTATGCGGTATCATCCGAAACCTGCAGTTTTCCGAATCTGGGTTATGAAATGGATTATAATATAGGACCGGGAGAAATCGTTCAAATTACAGCCGATGGTTTTACTCAACTGCGAAAACCCAATAAAAAAATGCAAATATGTTCTTTCCTTTGGGTATATTACGGTTATCCCGTATGCGAATATGAAGGGAAGAATGTTGACGAGATGCGTTTCGACTGCGGTGTGGAAATGGGTAAAAACGATGATATCGATGCAGATTTTGTATCAGGTATTCCCGATTCCGGGGTCGGCATGTCTCTGGGATATGCTGTCGGAAAACAAATTCCATATAAAAGAGCGATCGTTAAATATACTCCGACATGGCCGAGAAGTTTTACTCCTCCTACACAAGAAATGCGAGAACTGGTAGCAAAAATGAAGCTGATCCCTAACAAAAAATTATTGAAAGATAAAAAGGTCGTTTTTTGTGATGACTCTATTGTCAGGGGAACTCAACTTCATGACAATGTAAATGATTTATATCGTTATGGAGCTAAAGAGGTGCATATGCGCATCAGTTGTCCTCCATTAATTTACCCTTGTAAGTTTCTGAATTTCACAGGTTCAAAATCGGAGTTGGAACTCATCACGCGGAGGGTTATAAAAAATCTTGAAGGAGATTGCTCTAAAAATCTCCCGGCTTATGCAACCACAAATTCTCCCCAATATTGCAAAATGGTGGATTGCATCCGAAAAGATCTGAATATTACGACTTTGAAATTCAATCCATTGGAAACGCTCGTCAAATCAATAGGTTTACCTAAAGAATGTATTTGCACTCACTGTTTCGATGGAAGCAGTTACGAATAA
- a CDS encoding acyl-CoA dehydrogenase family protein, translating to MANFYLDNSDLKHHLNHPLMKRLVALKERNYTDAEKYDYAPIDFEDAMDSYEKVLEIAGEICGDIVAPNAESVDHEGPQVINGRVKYASGTEKNLDALVKAGLMGISIPRRYNGLNFSLVPYIMAADMVSRADAGFVNIWGLQDCAETIYEFASEEQKQKYLPRVCAGETMAMDLTEPDAGSDLQAVMLKATYSEKDGCWYLNGVKRFITNGDGHIALVLARSEEGTKDGRGLSMFIYDKNDGGVTVRRIENKMGIKGSPTCELVFKNAKAELCGDRKMGLIKYVMALMNGARLGIAAQSVGVSEAAYREALTYAQERRQFGKAIIEFPAVYEMLSLMKAKLDASRSLLYETTRFVDMYKVYEDISKERKLEKEERDEMKKYQRQADAFTPLAKGMSSEFCNQNAYDCVQIHGGSGFMKDYACERIYRDARITSIYEGTTQLQVVAAIRHVTTGTFLNMMKFYEQETICPELVPLQNRLKAMTEIYEKTVASVVETKDNEYIDFHARRMVEMAGHIIMGHLLLLDTTRCDSFRNSAEVYIHFGEAEVKKQAEFISKFNVEDLEFYRKG from the coding sequence ATGGCTAATTTTTATTTAGATAACAGTGACCTTAAACATCACTTGAACCATCCGCTAATGAAGCGTTTGGTAGCTCTTAAAGAACGAAACTATACCGATGCCGAAAAATATGACTATGCTCCCATCGATTTTGAAGATGCGATGGACAGTTATGAAAAAGTTCTTGAAATCGCCGGTGAGATATGCGGAGACATCGTTGCTCCCAATGCCGAAAGCGTAGACCATGAAGGTCCTCAAGTTATAAACGGACGGGTTAAATATGCTTCCGGAACAGAAAAAAATCTGGACGCCCTTGTAAAAGCCGGCTTAATGGGAATTTCTATCCCTCGCCGATATAACGGACTGAACTTTTCTCTTGTACCGTATATCATGGCAGCCGATATGGTAAGTCGCGCAGATGCCGGATTTGTTAATATTTGGGGATTGCAAGATTGTGCTGAGACTATCTACGAATTTGCCAGCGAAGAACAAAAACAAAAATATCTCCCTCGTGTTTGTGCCGGAGAAACTATGGCTATGGACTTGACCGAACCGGATGCCGGCTCAGATCTTCAAGCTGTTATGTTAAAAGCAACTTACAGTGAAAAAGACGGATGCTGGTATTTGAACGGTGTAAAACGATTCATTACAAATGGAGACGGACATATAGCTCTTGTTCTGGCTCGTTCGGAAGAAGGGACCAAAGACGGCCGCGGATTATCAATGTTTATCTACGATAAAAACGATGGCGGCGTAACCGTTCGACGCATAGAAAACAAAATGGGAATCAAGGGTTCTCCTACTTGTGAACTGGTATTCAAAAATGCCAAAGCCGAGCTTTGCGGAGATCGCAAAATGGGGTTGATCAAATATGTCATGGCATTGATGAACGGTGCTCGTCTGGGAATTGCAGCACAATCGGTCGGAGTATCTGAAGCAGCTTATAGAGAGGCTCTTACTTATGCTCAAGAACGACGACAATTCGGTAAAGCAATCATCGAATTTCCAGCCGTTTATGAAATGTTATCTCTGATGAAAGCCAAACTCGATGCATCTCGTTCACTACTTTATGAGACAACCCGTTTTGTAGATATGTATAAAGTATATGAAGATATTTCAAAAGAACGTAAACTCGAAAAAGAGGAACGTGACGAGATGAAAAAATATCAAAGACAAGCCGATGCTTTCACTCCTCTTGCCAAAGGAATGAGCAGTGAATTCTGTAATCAAAATGCTTATGATTGTGTACAGATTCACGGAGGTTCGGGATTCATGAAAGACTATGCTTGTGAACGTATTTACCGGGATGCTCGTATCACTTCTATTTATGAAGGTACAACACAATTGCAAGTTGTCGCTGCTATCCGTCACGTAACTACCGGGACATTCCTTAATATGATGAAGTTCTATGAACAGGAAACAATCTGTCCTGAGTTAGTTCCTTTACAGAACCGGTTAAAAGCCATGACTGAAATTTACGAAAAAACAGTGGCTTCGGTTGTCGAGACTAAAGACAACGAATATATTGATTTTCATGCACGCCGTATGGTAGAAATGGCCGGTCACATCATTATGGGACATTTATTGCTATTAGATACGACCCGATGCGATTCATTCCGCAATTCGGCAGAAGTATATATCCATTTCGGAGAAGCTGAAGTAAAAAAACAGGCTGAATTTATCAGTAAATTCAATGTTGAAGATTTAGAATTTTATCGCAAAGGATAA
- a CDS encoding electron transfer flavoprotein subunit alpha/FixB family protein yields MNNLFVYCEIEDGIIADVSLELLTKGRSLANQLNCKLEALVIGSNLDGVEKQIFPYGADTVYLVDDKRLYPYTSQPHASVLINLFKEKKPQICLMGATSIGRDLGPRVSSALHSGLTADCTALEIGSHEDKKAGKSYENLLYQIRPAFGGNIVATIVNPECRPQMATVREGVMKKEIVSPTYKGEVVKLDASKYVSDTDFVVSVIERQIEKSKINIKSAPIIVAGGYGVGSKENFKLLYDLAATIGAEVGASRAAVDAGYAEHERQIGQTGVTVRPKLYIACGISGQIQHIAGMQDSSMIIAINNDPNAPINTIADYVITGTVEDILPKMIKYYKKNSK; encoded by the coding sequence ATGAATAACTTATTTGTATATTGCGAAATAGAAGACGGCATCATCGCCGATGTAAGCTTGGAATTGCTTACTAAAGGCCGTTCGTTGGCCAATCAACTGAATTGTAAACTTGAGGCTCTTGTTATCGGTAGCAATTTAGACGGAGTAGAAAAACAAATTTTCCCATACGGGGCTGATACGGTTTACCTTGTCGATGACAAAAGGCTTTATCCTTATACGTCACAGCCTCACGCATCGGTTCTTATCAACCTTTTCAAAGAGAAAAAGCCTCAAATCTGTCTTATGGGAGCAACCAGCATCGGCCGCGATTTAGGACCTCGTGTCTCTTCTGCTTTGCATAGCGGATTAACAGCAGATTGTACTGCTCTTGAAATAGGATCTCACGAGGATAAAAAAGCAGGAAAATCTTACGAAAATTTATTATACCAAATTCGCCCGGCTTTCGGAGGAAATATCGTTGCAACCATCGTTAATCCGGAGTGTCGACCTCAAATGGCAACAGTGCGCGAAGGTGTAATGAAAAAAGAAATCGTTTCTCCAACATATAAAGGCGAAGTAGTTAAACTGGATGCATCAAAATATGTTTCGGATACCGACTTTGTCGTTTCTGTAATCGAACGACAGATCGAAAAATCAAAAATCAACATCAAAAGTGCCCCGATTATCGTTGCCGGAGGTTATGGAGTAGGATCGAAAGAAAATTTCAAGTTACTTTATGATCTCGCCGCTACCATCGGTGCGGAAGTAGGAGCTTCTCGTGCCGCTGTCGATGCAGGTTATGCAGAACATGAACGTCAGATCGGACAAACAGGTGTTACCGTACGCCCGAAACTGTATATTGCCTGCGGTATTTCCGGACAGATACAACATATTGCCGGTATGCAAGACAGTTCGATGATCATCGCAATCAACAATGATCCGAATGCACCGATCAACACAATAGCAGATTATGTAATTACCGGAACTGTAGAAGATATTCTTCCGAAAATGATCAAATATTATAAGAAGAATAGCAAATAA
- a CDS encoding cupin domain-containing protein, producing MKQESDSFQFENTTEWESAGVGVIRQIMAYNKNMMMVKVKFETGAEGAPHTHPHTQATYVVSGIFEFTVGGETEIVRAGDGVYMRSGILHSCKCIETGILIDTFTPMREDFIK from the coding sequence ATGAAACAAGAGAGCGATAGTTTTCAGTTTGAGAATACAACAGAGTGGGAGAGTGCCGGAGTTGGAGTCATCCGTCAGATTATGGCTTATAATAAGAATATGATGATGGTTAAGGTTAAGTTCGAAACAGGAGCGGAAGGTGCACCTCATACACATCCGCATACTCAGGCTACGTATGTTGTAAGCGGAATATTTGAATTTACCGTAGGAGGTGAAACCGAGATTGTTCGTGCCGGAGATGGCGTTTATATGCGCTCGGGAATATTGCATAGTTGCAAATGTATAGAGACCGGTATTTTAATCGATACATTTACTCCTATGCGGGAAGATTTTATAAAATGA